Proteins from a single region of Hypomesus transpacificus isolate Combined female chromosome 9, fHypTra1, whole genome shotgun sequence:
- the LOC124470735 gene encoding interferon-induced GTP-binding protein Mx3-like: MNTLNQQYEEKVRPCIDLIDSLRSLGVEKDLALPAIAVIGDQSSGKSSVLEALSGVALPRGSGIVTRCPLELKMKRRREGEEWHGKISYQDHELEIDDPSEVEKRIREAQDEMAGVGVGISEDLISLEIASPDVPDLTLIDLPGIARVAVKGQPENIGDQIKRLIRKFITKQETISLVVVPCNVDIATTEALKMAQEVDPEGERTLGILTKPDLVDKGTEETVLDIVHNMVIPLTKGYMIVKCRGQKEIMDRVSLPEATERENAFFKEHAHLSTLYNEGHATIPKLAEKLTLELVHHIERSLPRLEEQIEAKLAETHLELERYGSGPPSGAAERLYFLIDKVTAFTQDAINLTTGEELNSGGRLNIFSTLRTEFGMWKANLDHSGVNFNMKIEEEVADYERKYRGRELPGFINYKTFEVILKEQIKRLEEPAVKKLKDISDAVRKEFIQLAQSNFTGFPNLLKMAKTKIEAIKQEKESTAETTIRTQFKMELIVYTQDSTYSCSLSARKKEEEEVEEENEDEYGSRIHVLDHLDNKASLQEMILHLKSYYHIASQRLADQIPLVIRYMMLQESASQLQREMLQLLQDRENMETLLKEDFDIGSKRMALHSRLKRLMQARSYLVEF; this comes from the exons ATGAACACGCTCAATCAACAATACGAGGAGAAGGTACGTCCCTGCATCGACCTTATCGACTCTTTGCGCTCTCTGGGCGTCGAGAAGGACCTTGCACTACCAGCCATCGCCGTGATTGGAGACCAGAGTTCGGGGAAGAGCTCTGTTTTGGAGGCGCTGTCCGGAGTGGCTTTACCAAGGGGAAGTG GTATTGTGACCAGATGTCCTCTTGAGCTGAAAatgaaaaggaggagagagggagaagagtggCATGGAAAGATCAGCTACCAGGACCATGAGCTGGAGATAGATGACCCCTcggaggtggagaagagaatTCGGGAAG CCCAGGATGAGATGGCAGGTGTTGGAGTGGGGATCAGCGAAGACCTTATCAGCCTGGAGATCGCCTCTCCTGACGTCCCAGACCTCACCCTTATAGACCTGCCTGGCATTGCCAGGGTAGCTGTCAAGGGCCAGCCTGAAAACATTGGAGACCAG ATCAAGAGGCTGATAAGGAAGTTCATCACCAAGCAGGAGACGATCAGCTTGGTTGTCGTGCCATGCAATGTTGACATAGCTACAACAGAGGCTTTGAAGATGGCACAGGAAGTGGACCCTGAAGGGGAAAGGACCTTAG GCATTCTGACCAAGCCTGACCTGGTTGATAAAGGCACGGAGGAGACAGTTCTGGACATAGTTCATAACATGGTGATTCCCTTGACTAAGGGCTACATGATCGTCAAGTGCCGAGGCCAGAAGGAAATTATGGACCGTGTATCACTGCCTGAggccacggagagagagaacgccTTCTTCAAGGAGCATGCCCATCTTAG CACACTTTACAATGAAGGCCATGCCACCATTCCTAAGTTGGCAGAGAAACTAACCTTGGAACTGGTGCACCACATCGAG AGATCCCTGCCCCGATTGGAGGAGCAGATTGAAGCCAAGCTTGCGGAGACCcacctggagctggagaggtATGGCTCTGGCCCCCCCTCTGGTGCAGCAGAACGCCTCTACTTCCTCATTGAT AAAGTGACAGCATTCACTCAGGATGCCATCAACCTGACCACGGGTGAGGAGCTAAACAGTGGAGGCCGGCTGAACATCTTCTCCACCCTCAGAACCGAGTTTGGGATGTGGAAGGCCAACCTGGACCACTCAGGAGTGAACT TTAACATGAAGATTGAAGAAGAGGTGGCTGACTATGAGCGGAAGTATCGAGGCAGAGAGCTTCCAGGGTTCATAAACTACAAGACCTTTGAGGTGATACTGAAGGAACAGATAAAACGACTGGAAGAACCTGCTGTCAAGAAGCTGAAGGACATATCAG ATGCTGTGAGGAAGGAATTCATACAGCTGGCTCAAAGCAACTTCACAGGCTTCCCAAACCTTCTGAAAATGGCAAAG ACTAAGATTGAGGCCATCAAGCAGGAGAAGGAGTCCACAGCTGAAACCACGATTAGGACCCAGTTCAAGATGGAGCTGATAGTTTACACCCAGGACAGCACATACAGCTGCAGCCTGAGTGcaagaaagaaggaggaggaggaggtggaggaggagaacgaggaTGAATACGGTTCCAGGATACATGTTCTCGACCATTTAGACAACAAGGCGTCCCTGCAGGAGATGATACTGCATCTGAAGTCTTACTACCAT ATTGCGAGTCAGCGCCTGGCTGATCAGATCCCTCTGGTGATCCGCTACATGATGCTCCAAGAGTCAGCCTCTCAGCTGCAGAGGGAGATGCTGCAGCTTCTGCAGGACAGGGAGAACATGGAGACACTGCTGAAGGAAGACTTTGATATTGGCAGCAAGAGGATGGCATTACATAGTCGCCTCAAGCGTCTGATGCAGGCCCGCAGCTACCTGGTGGAGTTCTAG